The following proteins come from a genomic window of Nitrosopumilaceae archaeon AB1(1):
- a CDS encoding aconitate hydratase gives MQIQTTSDLVLDTYRKIRIQASEYKKNVNRPLTLTEKILAGHIQNMTNSEYSGGVDYIFLKPDRVALQDVTGQMVMLQFMQTGMKQVAVPTTTHCDHLIRAQIGSDEDTKLSLNENNEVFKFLESACAKYGVGFWKPGAGIIHQVVLENYAFPGGLMIGTDSHTPNAGGLGMLAIGVGGVDAAEVMAGLSWELLYPRKIGVHLKGKLNGWTAPKDIILKVAGELTVSGGTNAIIEYFGEGAESISCTGKATITNMGAEIGATCSIFPYDSRMEIYLRSTNRGQIADIANKNKDILSADVEVLGDPHKYFDKVLEIDLSKLEPHIVGPHTPDLARPISQMASDVIKNGYIDKISSTLIGSCTNSSYEDMSRVVSIVQQAKDNNLKIKTPLLVTPGSEQIRATIQRDGHIDLLEDIGATVLANACGPCIGQWSRPNMENKPNTILTSFNRNFPGRNDGSSDTMNFIASPEIIVAFALSGSMSFNPLKDTITTPDGKQIRLDEPKEAPEVPEKGFVYGKETYVKPSDNYESVEIIINKNSSRLQVLEPFEKWDGKDFQDLKLMVKVQGKCTTDYISPAGAWLSFRGHLDKLSDNVLLGVVNAFNRDTGCGKNALSGKIQPITEISRIYKKEGQGWIIIGDKNYGEGSSREHAAMTPRYLGCKVVVAKSFARIHETNLKKQGILALTFEDPKDYDKILEDDTISIIKLTEFMPKKSITCIINHADDTTDEIKLNHSYNESHIDWFKAGSALNILKENN, from the coding sequence ATGCAGATACAAACTACATCAGATTTAGTGCTAGACACATACAGAAAAATTCGTATACAAGCATCAGAGTATAAAAAAAATGTAAACAGACCACTAACTCTGACTGAAAAGATACTAGCAGGCCATATACAGAATATGACAAATAGTGAGTATAGTGGAGGTGTAGATTACATCTTTTTAAAACCAGATAGAGTAGCTCTGCAAGATGTTACTGGACAGATGGTAATGCTCCAATTTATGCAAACAGGTATGAAACAAGTTGCAGTTCCTACAACTACACACTGCGACCATTTGATAAGAGCTCAAATTGGAAGTGATGAGGATACCAAATTATCATTAAATGAAAATAATGAAGTGTTTAAATTTTTAGAATCTGCGTGTGCAAAGTATGGAGTGGGTTTTTGGAAACCTGGTGCAGGTATCATACACCAAGTTGTGTTGGAAAATTATGCTTTTCCAGGTGGATTAATGATTGGAACTGATTCACATACGCCAAATGCTGGAGGTTTAGGTATGTTGGCAATAGGAGTAGGAGGAGTTGATGCAGCAGAGGTGATGGCAGGGCTATCATGGGAGTTGTTGTATCCTAGAAAAATAGGAGTTCATCTAAAGGGAAAATTGAATGGATGGACAGCCCCTAAAGATATAATATTGAAAGTAGCCGGTGAGCTGACAGTATCTGGAGGAACAAATGCAATAATCGAGTATTTTGGTGAGGGAGCAGAGTCAATCAGCTGTACTGGTAAGGCGACCATTACAAATATGGGTGCAGAGATTGGCGCCACATGTTCGATATTTCCGTATGATTCTAGAATGGAGATTTATTTACGCAGTACAAATAGAGGTCAGATTGCAGATATAGCGAATAAAAATAAAGATATTTTGTCTGCAGATGTAGAGGTACTAGGAGATCCTCACAAATACTTTGATAAAGTGTTAGAGATAGACTTATCAAAACTAGAACCACACATAGTAGGTCCTCATACACCGGATCTGGCAAGACCCATATCACAGATGGCCTCTGACGTAATTAAAAATGGGTATATTGATAAAATATCAAGTACGTTAATTGGTAGTTGTACAAATTCCTCATACGAAGATATGTCAAGGGTTGTGTCTATAGTACAACAGGCAAAAGACAATAATCTAAAGATAAAGACGCCGCTTCTAGTCACACCAGGTTCAGAACAAATTCGAGCTACGATACAGCGTGACGGTCACATTGATTTATTGGAGGATATTGGTGCAACAGTACTTGCAAATGCTTGTGGTCCATGTATAGGACAGTGGAGCAGACCCAATATGGAAAATAAACCAAATACAATTCTAACATCATTTAATCGGAATTTCCCAGGTAGAAATGATGGGAGTAGTGATACCATGAATTTCATTGCAAGTCCAGAAATCATAGTTGCTTTTGCATTATCAGGTAGCATGTCATTCAATCCACTCAAAGATACAATTACCACACCAGATGGAAAGCAGATACGTCTTGATGAACCAAAAGAGGCCCCTGAGGTGCCAGAGAAGGGATTTGTGTATGGTAAAGAGACGTATGTGAAACCGTCGGATAATTACGAATCTGTAGAGATAATTATTAATAAAAATAGCAGTAGATTACAAGTTTTAGAACCATTTGAAAAATGGGATGGAAAAGATTTTCAAGATTTAAAATTAATGGTAAAAGTACAGGGAAAATGTACTACAGATTATATATCACCGGCAGGCGCGTGGCTATCATTTAGAGGTCATTTGGATAAACTAAGCGATAATGTATTGTTGGGAGTAGTAAATGCTTTCAATCGCGATACTGGATGTGGTAAAAATGCACTAAGTGGAAAGATACAACCAATAACAGAAATATCTAGAATCTATAAAAAAGAAGGTCAGGGTTGGATAATAATAGGAGACAAAAACTATGGTGAAGGAAGTAGTAGAGAACATGCAGCTATGACACCAAGATATCTTGGATGTAAAGTAGTTGTGGCAAAGAGTTTTGCAAGAATTCATGAAACAAATCTAAAAAAACAAGGCATACTTGCATTAACATTTGAGGATCCCAAAGATTATGATAAAATTTTAGAAGACGATACAATTAGTATCATAAAATTAACAGAGTTTATGCCAAAGAAGAGCATAACGTGTATCATAAATCATGCAGATGATACCACTGATGAAATTAAACTAAATCACTCATATAATGAATCTCATATAGATTGGTTCAAGGCAGGTTCTGCTTTGAATATTCTCAAAGAAAATAATTAA
- the pheT gene encoding phenylalanine--tRNA ligase subunit beta, which produces MPVVDLRIDRIIQLLNGDADKKLILNTLPFLGLDIESETDTEVRIEYSPNRPDYATEFGIVAGLEGLLGFKKGMIPLVIESGKEYIIKVAKEVVPLRPHITGIIATGGKLNDQDIKQLVNMQEDLHEGIGRKRSKSSIGIHDLDKIKFPLSYVAVSREHKFIPLNADSACTISQILAETKTGKDYSHLLEKDMVPLIIDSDDKTVSLPPVINAAETTVTISTKNLFVEVTGVEEKTGIDIASVIAITLQNMGFELHAVDITGQTNDNMLAETSKIHVQNSMINHALGTELQNSVIIDALKKCRLDAKSQDNEIICIIPRYRFDIINEMDIVEEVMLGYGIEKLESKLVPSSVIGQKNSQLEMCDTLERIMIGLGYTEVLNSSLTSPLKNDTSESVKLLNSKNTEHIILRNTILAGLIKNLSKNIHETYPQKIFEIGRVFLAKNIEQDRLACVLAYKNADYSQMKSVLNGLLCDGLGESCSTPKTMHKFFENGKTAKIIINEKEIGIIGQISIQIQQEYKIRVPVVGFEIQLDPFYKKLSKN; this is translated from the coding sequence ATGCCCGTTGTAGATTTACGCATAGATAGAATTATTCAGTTATTGAATGGTGATGCAGATAAAAAATTGATTCTAAACACATTACCATTTCTAGGTCTAGATATAGAGTCAGAGACTGACACAGAGGTTCGTATAGAGTATAGCCCAAATCGTCCAGATTATGCTACAGAATTTGGAATTGTTGCAGGATTGGAGGGACTGCTAGGATTCAAGAAGGGAATGATTCCACTTGTTATAGAATCTGGTAAAGAGTATATCATAAAAGTTGCAAAAGAGGTTGTTCCATTAAGACCACACATCACAGGAATTATTGCAACTGGAGGAAAATTAAATGATCAGGACATTAAACAGCTAGTAAATATGCAAGAGGATCTACATGAAGGAATTGGACGTAAAAGATCAAAATCATCTATAGGAATACATGATCTAGATAAAATTAAATTTCCACTAAGTTATGTTGCAGTATCAAGAGAGCATAAATTCATTCCATTAAATGCAGATTCTGCATGTACAATAAGCCAAATATTAGCAGAGACCAAGACAGGAAAAGATTATTCACATTTGTTAGAAAAAGATATGGTTCCATTAATTATTGACTCGGATGATAAAACAGTATCATTACCTCCAGTGATAAATGCAGCAGAAACTACTGTAACTATATCTACAAAAAATCTATTTGTAGAGGTTACAGGGGTTGAGGAAAAAACTGGGATTGATATTGCAAGTGTAATTGCAATTACACTACAAAACATGGGTTTTGAATTACACGCAGTAGACATTACTGGACAGACAAATGATAACATGCTAGCAGAAACGAGCAAGATTCATGTACAGAATAGTATGATAAATCATGCTTTGGGGACAGAGTTACAGAATTCAGTAATAATTGATGCATTGAAGAAATGCAGATTGGATGCAAAGTCCCAAGATAATGAAATCATATGTATCATACCAAGATATCGTTTTGATATTATTAATGAGATGGACATAGTCGAGGAGGTTATGTTGGGGTATGGTATTGAAAAACTCGAATCTAAACTAGTTCCATCAAGTGTCATAGGTCAAAAAAATTCACAGTTAGAGATGTGCGATACACTTGAGAGAATCATGATAGGGTTGGGATATACTGAGGTACTCAACTCTAGTCTTACAAGTCCATTAAAAAATGATACATCTGAATCAGTAAAATTGTTAAATTCAAAAAATACTGAACATATCATTCTGCGCAATACAATACTAGCAGGTTTAATTAAGAATTTATCAAAAAATATTCATGAGACATACCCACAAAAAATATTTGAGATTGGTAGAGTATTTCTAGCTAAAAATATAGAACAGGATAGACTAGCTTGTGTTTTGGCATACAAAAATGCAGATTATTCGCAGATGAAATCAGTCCTAAATGGATTACTTTGCGACGGATTAGGAGAATCATGTTCAACACCGAAAACCATGCATAAATTCTTTGAGAATGGTAAGACAGCAAAGATCATCATTAATGAAAAAGAGATAGGAATTATAGGTCAGATTAGTATACAGATTCAACAAGAGTATAAAATCAGAGTACCAGTGGTAGGATTTGAGATACAATTAGATCCATTTTACAAAAAATTATCAAAAAATTAA
- a CDS encoding EVE domain-containing protein: MVRYWLAKQEPDGPRGYSIDELKKDNTTVWDNVHNNLALKHMKQMKKGDSILYYHTGKERQIVGIMSITSKPYSNPDEINPRFIVVDVKYKQKFKNPVTLHEIKNIGGEFTKWELLRISRLSVMPVSENIWNKILKLSK, translated from the coding sequence ATGGTACGATATTGGCTCGCAAAGCAGGAACCTGACGGTCCTAGAGGATACAGTATAGATGAATTAAAAAAAGATAATACAACTGTTTGGGATAACGTACACAATAATCTTGCACTAAAACATATGAAACAAATGAAAAAAGGAGATTCAATACTATATTACCATACGGGTAAAGAGAGACAAATTGTGGGAATTATGTCTATAACAAGTAAACCATATTCTAATCCAGATGAGATAAATCCAAGATTTATTGTTGTTGATGTAAAATATAAACAAAAATTCAAAAACCCAGTTACCTTACATGAGATAAAAAATATTGGGGGTGAATTTACAAAATGGGAGTTGTTGCGAATATCACGTCTTTCAGTAATGCCCGTATCAGAAAATATTTGGAATAAAATATTAAAATTATCAAAGTGA